A stretch of the Malus sylvestris chromosome 10, drMalSylv7.2, whole genome shotgun sequence genome encodes the following:
- the LOC126586910 gene encoding uncharacterized protein LOC126586910 isoform X1 yields the protein MSLSLLSDLSQLPYLSSQPRTHARNHLPCARKTPHRRHLVFHPLCPVLQPQETRKGTPASSYFPGEDEIEAGCRHTHLRRLSREFPAKPRRVSRRESFRRPPRFSRQFPAKPRRVRRRVRGNYW from the exons AtgtctctctcccttctctcggACCTCTCTCAGCTCCCTTATCTCTCTTCTCAACCGCGAACGCACGCACGCAACCATCTCCCCTGCGCGAGGAAGACCCCTCATCGTCGCCATCTCGTCTTTCACCCCCTCTGTCCCGTGCTGCAACCCCAGGAAACCCGGAAAGGAACTCCGGCGAGTTCCTATTTTCCCGGTGAG GACGAAATCGAAGCCGGGtgtaggcacacccatctccgaCGACTTTCGAGagaatttccggccaaaccacggcgagttagccgGCGtgaaag tttccggcgacctccgaggttttcgaggcaatttccggccaaaccacggcgagttagacgtcgtgtgag gggcaattattggtGA
- the LOC126586910 gene encoding uncharacterized protein LOC126586910 isoform X2, whose amino-acid sequence MSLSLLSDLSQLPYLSSQPRTHARNHLPCARKTPHRRHLVFHPLCPVLQPQETRKGTPASSYFPGEDEIEAGCRHTHLRRLSREFPAKPRRVSRRESFRRPPRFSRQFPAKPRRVRRRVRT is encoded by the exons AtgtctctctcccttctctcggACCTCTCTCAGCTCCCTTATCTCTCTTCTCAACCGCGAACGCACGCACGCAACCATCTCCCCTGCGCGAGGAAGACCCCTCATCGTCGCCATCTCGTCTTTCACCCCCTCTGTCCCGTGCTGCAACCCCAGGAAACCCGGAAAGGAACTCCGGCGAGTTCCTATTTTCCCGGTGAG GACGAAATCGAAGCCGGGtgtaggcacacccatctccgaCGACTTTCGAGagaatttccggccaaaccacggcgagttagccgGCGtgaaag tttccggcgacctccgaggttttcgaggcaatttccggccaaaccacggcgagttagacgtcgtgtgag gacttag